One Thermodesulfobacteriota bacterium DNA segment encodes these proteins:
- a CDS encoding nuclear transport factor 2 family protein, with product MKIIRTALFTAVLLSGVCAAYAGDSMSEGEKLERKMWTMIIAGNMAAVESMIAPGFQSVHGDGARDRDAEIKLLKGLDPLKVQFSDFKVTEQGDTIIVTYSVSVAETIDGRSLTNPEPTPRQSVWIRTPSGWQWIAHANLNPMTK from the coding sequence ATGAAGATTATCAGGACGGCGTTATTCACGGCGGTACTCCTGTCGGGCGTATGCGCGGCATACGCCGGGGACTCGATGAGCGAGGGCGAGAAGCTCGAGAGGAAGATGTGGACGATGATCATTGCCGGAAACATGGCCGCGGTCGAGTCGATGATCGCGCCCGGATTCCAGAGCGTCCACGGGGACGGGGCCAGGGACAGGGACGCGGAGATCAAGCTCCTCAAAGGGCTCGACCCGCTCAAGGTGCAGTTTTCCGATTTCAAGGTTACGGAGCAGGGGGACACCATCATTGTCACCTACAGCGTGTCTGTCGCCGAGACAATCGACGGCAGGAGCCTCACGAACCCCGAGCCTACGCCGAGGCAGAGCGTGTGGATAAGAACTCCGTCGGGCTGGCAGTGGATCGCGCACGCGAACCTGAACCCGATGACGAAGTGA
- a CDS encoding SGNH/GDSL hydrolase family protein: protein MKGVRTTFYTAFALTLLILGAVLVWKLLIRGERPGFIIIGLSAVLAALAALCLYSAEAAARGRGRAAGRLWLFIATLVITYAVVDIAGGAIFIRTVLFHNYPDKYVHHKMPPRMRYLMENPYGDYSVEMVTNNMGFRGRDIGKKAPGTYRIVMLGDSFTMGEGVEDASTFPWLTEEYLNGRGGRKYEVINLGVESYAPVLEYSLLKRVIRELGPDMVILNFDMSDLLNEYAYRRAAVFDDKGDIIAVDGFPEYERRRESVTERTIKWVRERLFITGILYETLNRRALNRAEPEAGDLSLRNAVERGSGMQLLHTLDAPQLPQSEEMYRMVGDSILRAKRLCDMYGCTFILSVYPWGHQVNDEEWVPGRYGYIPEGARISDRTVEKLGEFARENGIDFFNAFPCFREYRGGERLYFRHDMHWTPAGQRLMAKSLDRFIEKELGIKERPRATFYPTGEREHF from the coding sequence ATGAAAGGGGTTAGGACAACCTTTTATACGGCCTTCGCCTTAACCTTACTGATTTTAGGCGCGGTCCTCGTATGGAAGCTCCTCATACGCGGGGAGAGGCCCGGTTTTATAATCATCGGGCTCTCCGCCGTCCTCGCCGCACTCGCGGCGCTTTGCCTCTACTCCGCGGAGGCGGCCGCCAGGGGCCGGGGAAGGGCCGCGGGGCGGCTCTGGCTCTTCATCGCGACCCTCGTAATCACATACGCGGTCGTCGATATCGCAGGCGGCGCGATATTCATCCGTACCGTCTTGTTCCACAACTACCCTGACAAGTACGTCCATCACAAGATGCCCCCGCGCATGCGGTACCTGATGGAAAACCCTTACGGCGACTATAGCGTCGAAATGGTCACCAACAACATGGGGTTCAGGGGGAGGGACATCGGGAAGAAAGCGCCCGGCACGTACCGCATCGTTATGCTCGGCGACTCCTTCACGATGGGGGAAGGTGTGGAGGACGCGAGCACGTTCCCGTGGCTTACTGAGGAGTATCTGAACGGAAGGGGGGGAAGGAAGTACGAGGTGATCAACCTCGGGGTCGAGAGCTATGCGCCTGTGCTCGAGTATTCGCTCCTTAAGAGGGTTATCCGTGAGCTCGGGCCCGACATGGTCATACTCAATTTCGACATGTCCGACCTGCTCAACGAATACGCCTACCGCCGGGCTGCCGTTTTCGACGACAAGGGCGACATAATCGCGGTGGACGGTTTTCCGGAATACGAGAGGAGGAGGGAGAGCGTGACCGAAAGGACGATCAAATGGGTAAGGGAGCGGCTCTTCATAACGGGGATACTGTACGAGACGCTCAACAGGCGGGCGCTTAACCGGGCGGAGCCGGAAGCCGGGGACCTGAGCTTGAGGAACGCAGTCGAGAGGGGGAGCGGGATGCAGCTCCTGCATACGCTCGACGCTCCCCAGCTCCCGCAGTCGGAGGAGATGTACAGGATGGTCGGGGACAGCATACTGAGGGCGAAGCGGCTCTGCGACATGTACGGGTGTACATTCATCCTCTCCGTGTACCCGTGGGGGCACCAGGTGAACGACGAAGAATGGGTGCCGGGCAGGTACGGATATATCCCGGAGGGGGCGCGGATATCGGACAGGACTGTGGAGAAGCTCGGGGAGTTCGCACGTGAAAACGGCATCGATTTTTTCAACGCGTTCCCATGCTTCAGGGAGTATAGGGGCGGGGAGCGGCTCTATTTCAGACACGACATGCACTGGACGCCCGCGGGGCAGAGGCTCATGGCGAAGTCTCTCGACAGGTTCATCGAAAAAGAGCTGGGGATCAAGGAACGGCCGCGCGCGACGTTCTATCCGACGGGGGAGCGGGAACACTTTTGA
- a CDS encoding diheme cytochrome c-553 produces MKMIDLKFAAVIALSLAALAAGCNKNAPGQASAPAYTAASFTADQVTRGAELVNEWKCNFCHTPELKGPDGKPIPNPEKLLSGHPQDEPVPDVAEMVITSDAFMEFLDNLDNTTWASNDTLVFSANLTPDMETGIGAWTPDQFVATIRQGQHMGLGKRLLYPMPWQELAELPDADLVSIYAYLRTIDPVSNKVPPPVMLYR; encoded by the coding sequence ATGAAAATGATCGATCTGAAATTTGCAGCAGTCATAGCGCTTTCACTCGCAGCCCTGGCCGCGGGGTGCAACAAGAACGCACCCGGGCAGGCGAGCGCGCCTGCGTATACGGCGGCGTCTTTCACGGCCGACCAGGTGACGCGGGGCGCCGAGCTGGTGAACGAGTGGAAGTGCAACTTCTGCCACACGCCCGAGCTCAAGGGCCCCGACGGGAAGCCGATACCCAACCCGGAAAAACTGCTTTCCGGCCACCCGCAGGACGAGCCTGTGCCGGACGTGGCCGAAATGGTCATAACATCGGACGCGTTCATGGAATTCCTCGACAACCTCGACAACACGACGTGGGCGTCTAACGACACGCTCGTCTTCTCGGCGAACCTCACGCCCGACATGGAGACGGGAATAGGGGCGTGGACGCCCGATCAGTTCGTCGCGACGATAAGGCAGGGGCAGCACATGGGACTCGGCAAGAGGCTGCTGTACCCGATGCCGTGGCAGGAGCTCGCGGAGCTTCCGGACGCTGACCTCGTATCCATATACGCGTATCTCCGTACAATCGACCCCGTAAGCAACAAGGTCCCGCCGCCCGTGATGCTTTACAGGTGA
- a CDS encoding nucleotidyl transferase AbiEii/AbiGii toxin family protein, protein MTERLLDLSGRTDGLIPIFEDISRIAGSLGIPFFVIGATARDLILELGYGIRSFRATRDLDLAIQVENWEQYNILSAALLETGRFRKDRSPHSFIYKEEQYIDIIPFGQIQNSEGEITWPPENETSMSVIGFSEAYENTLRVRLRAEPVLDAKVASLPGLTALKLISWNDRRAGEDRDASDLAHIIKHYYQAGNEDRLFNEKYNIMEELDHRIEEAGARLLGHDIEAIVKQETKELILRILDEETDEAGQFKLATTMVGRSITFDRDLDKCKTLLIELKKGIYGTP, encoded by the coding sequence ATGACAGAGAGATTGCTGGACTTATCGGGGAGAACTGACGGGTTAATTCCGATATTCGAAGACATATCCAGGATCGCGGGCTCGTTGGGAATACCCTTCTTCGTTATTGGTGCGACAGCAAGGGATCTAATACTCGAGCTGGGATACGGAATACGTTCCTTCAGGGCGACCAGGGATCTCGACCTGGCAATACAAGTCGAAAACTGGGAGCAATATAATATTCTTTCAGCAGCGCTGCTCGAAACGGGACGATTCAGAAAGGATCGAAGCCCACACAGCTTTATATATAAAGAAGAACAATACATCGACATAATTCCATTCGGACAGATTCAGAACTCTGAAGGTGAAATCACATGGCCGCCTGAGAACGAAACCTCCATGAGTGTTATCGGATTCAGTGAGGCGTATGAAAACACTCTCAGGGTCAGGTTAAGGGCTGAACCCGTGCTCGATGCAAAGGTGGCATCTCTCCCCGGACTGACGGCGCTGAAACTCATTTCATGGAATGATAGGAGAGCGGGTGAGGACAGAGACGCCTCAGACCTGGCGCACATAATAAAGCACTATTACCAGGCGGGTAATGAAGACCGTCTCTTCAATGAAAAATACAATATCATGGAAGAGCTCGACCACCGTATAGAAGAGGCAGGCGCGAGGCTTCTTGGACACGATATAGAAGCGATAGTCAAACAAGAAACGAAAGAATTGATCCTCCGTATTCTTGACGAAGAAACGGATGAAGCCGGACAATTTAAATTAGCAACAACAATGGTCGGACGATCAATCACATTCGACAGAGATCTCGACAAATGTAAAACCCTTTTGATAGAACTAAAAAAAGGTATTTACGGAACCCCATAG
- a CDS encoding type IV toxin-antitoxin system AbiEi family antitoxin — MKLETGLLRYALEVFKNTTGVDYRLDQIDKDTPGQVPDALVRLKKDGVEYLYAVEVKARLTKPILGTVIDRIRRFTRKGLIITDYVNPNIADKLKELDIAYIDAVGNAYLKEPGLHIFIKGNKPGEHTRTYEFENENKTQTIGAPLLQLTPEFFPPALFMREPRNQAFQPAGLKVVFALLCDRDLVNAPYRKIAKTADVALGTVGWVIRHLKEQGFLVEIKKEQRRKHRRLVDRKKLLDKWVEEYNEKLRPALTLGRYTAMQDYWWQNTDIRNYGALWGGEVAAAKLTGHLKPGAATIYAKQMPVQLLRDLQMRHDPKVNVEILRQFWDDRFNPDNQNEHLGIAPLIIVYADLLATGDARNIETAGILYDREIAGLIGEN; from the coding sequence GTGAAATTAGAGACTGGTTTGCTGCGATATGCACTGGAGGTATTTAAAAATACCACTGGGGTGGACTATCGTCTCGATCAAATTGATAAAGATACACCGGGACAAGTGCCGGATGCCTTAGTACGCTTGAAAAAGGACGGAGTAGAATACCTCTACGCCGTCGAAGTCAAAGCGAGACTCACCAAGCCCATACTCGGCACGGTAATTGACCGAATCCGCAGATTCACGCGAAAGGGTCTGATCATCACGGATTACGTTAATCCGAATATAGCCGACAAATTAAAGGAATTAGATATTGCTTACATTGACGCTGTGGGGAACGCATATTTAAAAGAGCCGGGCTTGCATATATTCATTAAGGGCAATAAACCCGGCGAACACACGAGGACTTATGAATTCGAGAACGAGAATAAAACTCAAACAATAGGCGCGCCGCTTTTACAGCTTACTCCAGAATTCTTTCCCCCCGCTCTTTTTATGAGAGAGCCGAGGAACCAAGCGTTTCAACCCGCAGGTTTAAAAGTTGTCTTTGCTCTTCTCTGTGACAGGGATCTCGTAAATGCCCCGTATCGTAAAATAGCAAAAACCGCAGACGTGGCTCTGGGCACGGTCGGATGGGTCATAAGACACCTCAAAGAGCAGGGGTTCTTAGTCGAAATTAAAAAAGAGCAAAGACGCAAGCACCGCAGACTCGTCGACAGAAAAAAATTACTCGACAAATGGGTCGAGGAATACAACGAGAAATTAAGGCCGGCACTCACTCTCGGACGTTATACCGCTATGCAAGATTACTGGTGGCAGAATACAGATATCAGAAATTACGGCGCACTTTGGGGCGGGGAGGTCGCTGCGGCAAAACTCACTGGTCACCTCAAGCCCGGGGCCGCAACGATTTATGCGAAACAAATGCCGGTTCAATTGTTACGCGATCTGCAGATGAGACACGATCCGAAAGTCAATGTCGAGATACTGCGGCAATTCTGGGACGACAGATTTAATCCTGATAATCAGAACGAACATCTTGGTATCGCTCCTCTAATAATCGTTTACGCCGATCTGCTGGCGACAGGCGATGCCCGAAACATCGAGACGGCAGGAATTTTATATGACAGAGAGATTGCTGGACTTATCGGGGAGAACTGA
- a CDS encoding IPTL-CTERM sorting domain-containing protein: MARLAIRFFLMFSVASGFLTLSSQGGEIIIPPGNCAFAIFKLTPQFEGSIPFEFIQSVNGVETQITVNSNFVGPPDFIFVDQGDTVSFTELPQEGWTLEEIDCFEGVGVEITKSEDSVTFECVNPVGELSGAFCGFFNRVSADKIPTLSEWGMISAAAGLGLIGVFFAVRRRRAINS, from the coding sequence ATGGCCAGACTCGCGATACGGTTTTTCCTTATGTTTTCAGTAGCTTCCGGCTTTCTGACACTATCGTCGCAGGGAGGGGAGATAATTATCCCCCCTGGAAATTGCGCATTTGCCATTTTTAAACTTACACCGCAATTCGAAGGCTCTATACCGTTCGAATTCATCCAGTCGGTGAACGGGGTCGAAACCCAGATCACTGTCAACTCGAATTTCGTAGGGCCGCCCGATTTTATTTTCGTCGACCAGGGAGACACCGTAAGCTTCACGGAGCTGCCGCAGGAAGGGTGGACACTTGAGGAGATCGACTGCTTCGAGGGAGTTGGCGTCGAGATCACGAAGTCTGAGGACTCCGTAACCTTCGAATGCGTCAATCCGGTCGGTGAATTATCCGGTGCGTTCTGCGGCTTCTTTAACAGGGTGTCGGCGGATAAGATTCCGACGCTGTCTGAGTGGGGAATGATCTCAGCCGCGGCGGGGCTGGGATTGATAGGTGTGTTCTTTGCGGTGCGGAGGAGAAGGGCGATTAATTCTTAA
- a CDS encoding IPTL-CTERM sorting domain-containing protein, which translates to MVKFIFNSLVILLTAAGMLAITAGTGFSQQDQCRIVITKSTEPDSSEVFDFISIVNGVETQFSVAAGGQEDGAIVNEGESVIVTEVPREGWRLEEADCFFLDGAVALPYPGGVQVLCTEGGEFNGANCIFRNRQIPEIPTLSEWGMISAAAGLGLIGVFFAVRRRRMHAV; encoded by the coding sequence ATGGTTAAATTCATATTCAATTCTTTGGTTATCCTGCTAACGGCCGCGGGGATGCTGGCGATTACGGCCGGTACCGGCTTTTCACAGCAAGACCAGTGCAGAATTGTCATTACAAAATCTACTGAGCCCGATTCTTCGGAGGTGTTCGATTTCATCAGCATCGTCAACGGTGTCGAAACACAATTTAGTGTGGCCGCTGGTGGTCAGGAGGACGGCGCGATAGTAAACGAGGGAGAGTCCGTCATTGTGACCGAGGTGCCGCGTGAGGGATGGCGGCTCGAAGAGGCCGATTGTTTTTTCCTCGACGGAGCGGTAGCCCTGCCATACCCGGGCGGTGTTCAGGTTTTGTGCACCGAGGGGGGAGAGTTTAACGGCGCAAACTGCATTTTCCGCAACAGGCAGATTCCTGAAATTCCCACGCTCTCCGAGTGGGGTATGATCTCTGCGGCGGCGGGGCTTGGATTGATCGGCGTGTTCTTTGCTGTGAGGCGGAGGAGGATGCACGCTGTTTGA
- a CDS encoding IPTL-CTERM sorting domain-containing protein encodes MVKHSLRFFLMITVVSCFMAVSARAGVFQIPDDNCGFAIIKVTPQTESVPFEFIQNLNGVETEITLFSNPEKEPEILFLDQGDFLTFTELPQEGWTLEEITCFEGAGVDITQTEDSVTFECVNPAGEFSLAFCLFANRISADKIPTLSEWGMISAAAGLGLIGVFFALRRRRAFNS; translated from the coding sequence ATGGTTAAACACTCTTTGAGATTTTTCCTTATGATTACAGTGGTTTCCTGTTTTATGGCTGTTTCGGCGAGAGCCGGGGTGTTCCAGATACCTGATGACAATTGTGGATTTGCAATTATTAAAGTCACGCCCCAGACGGAAAGCGTACCTTTCGAATTCATACAGAACCTGAACGGGGTCGAAACCGAGATCACTCTCTTCTCGAATCCCGAGAAAGAGCCCGAAATCCTGTTCCTCGACCAGGGGGACTTCTTAACATTCACGGAGCTGCCCCAGGAAGGGTGGACGCTCGAGGAAATAACATGTTTCGAAGGCGCGGGCGTGGATATAACCCAGACCGAGGACAGCGTGACATTCGAATGCGTCAACCCGGCCGGAGAATTTTCGCTGGCGTTCTGCCTGTTCGCCAACAGGATTTCTGCGGACAAGATTCCGACGCTGTCTGAGTGGGGAATGATCTCAGCCGCGGCGGGGCTGGGATTGATAGGTGTGTTCTTCGCTCTTCGCAGGAGAAGGGCGTTTAATTCTTAA
- a CDS encoding APC family permease, producing MALISRIRRRLDNPDEDIAGGSGAIGFMGAFSIGIGGIVGGGIFATLGLATVESRGATFISFLIGGLVALLTAYSYVRLSLAYPGKGGTVTFLNKAFGPGFFTGSLNVLLVMSYAVLLSVYAYAFANYAAATFFPRGEYALWHRVLVSAVVVALAFVNFTGPALVERSEGFFNLSKLLILLVFVVFGFFASGLTFARMEPSEWVSAPGIIAAGMLVFLSYEGFELIANVSDQVRDRERNLPLAYYGSVGTALAFYVLIIIVVLGHMSFDAVTASRDYTLSAAAELFMGRPGFVLLAAGAVLATASAINAGLFGASKLPVILARTEEAPPVYLWEYKGRRPVGLVVISALVLLIANFLDLHSLSAAASAGFIVIFLMVNIASAKLAKETGSSRRVSLTAAAVCLAALAVMIAETARSPANRKDLWFIAGLMALPFIYQAVFRGVRYLRMRNVV from the coding sequence ATGGCGCTCATATCGAGGATCAGAAGGCGACTCGACAACCCTGACGAAGACATAGCGGGCGGAAGCGGCGCAATAGGCTTCATGGGCGCGTTTTCTATCGGCATAGGAGGCATCGTCGGGGGCGGAATTTTCGCGACTCTCGGCCTCGCGACAGTCGAATCCAGAGGCGCTACCTTCATCTCGTTCCTCATCGGCGGCCTTGTCGCTCTCCTCACCGCGTACTCGTACGTCAGGCTCTCGCTCGCCTATCCGGGCAAGGGCGGCACGGTCACGTTCCTCAACAAAGCCTTCGGCCCCGGGTTCTTCACGGGCTCCCTAAACGTCCTTCTCGTGATGAGCTACGCCGTCCTCCTCTCAGTCTACGCCTACGCCTTCGCCAACTACGCGGCCGCAACGTTCTTTCCGCGCGGCGAATACGCACTCTGGCACAGGGTCTTAGTCTCGGCGGTAGTCGTTGCCCTAGCCTTCGTCAATTTCACGGGCCCCGCCCTCGTCGAAAGGTCGGAAGGCTTCTTCAACCTGAGCAAACTTCTCATACTCCTCGTCTTCGTCGTCTTCGGGTTTTTCGCGTCCGGCCTCACGTTCGCGCGTATGGAGCCTTCCGAATGGGTCTCCGCGCCCGGCATAATAGCCGCGGGCATGCTGGTCTTCCTCAGCTACGAAGGGTTCGAGCTCATAGCGAACGTGTCCGACCAGGTGAGGGACAGGGAGAGGAACCTCCCGCTCGCCTATTACGGCTCCGTCGGCACGGCCCTCGCGTTCTACGTGCTGATAATCATAGTCGTGCTCGGGCACATGAGCTTCGACGCCGTCACGGCGTCGCGCGACTACACGCTCTCGGCCGCGGCCGAGCTGTTCATGGGCAGGCCGGGCTTCGTGCTCCTCGCGGCAGGAGCGGTGCTCGCGACCGCCTCCGCGATAAACGCTGGGCTCTTCGGCGCGTCGAAGCTCCCCGTCATACTAGCCCGGACAGAGGAGGCCCCTCCAGTATATCTGTGGGAGTACAAGGGGCGCCGTCCCGTAGGTCTTGTCGTGATCTCGGCGCTGGTGCTGCTGATCGCGAACTTCCTCGACCTCCATTCGCTCTCGGCCGCGGCGAGCGCCGGGTTCATCGTCATATTCCTCATGGTCAACATAGCCTCAGCGAAGCTCGCGAAAGAGACGGGATCGAGCAGGCGCGTATCGCTCACGGCTGCCGCGGTGTGCCTCGCTGCTCTCGCGGTGATGATCGCCGAGACGGCCCGGAGCCCCGCAAACAGAAAAGACCTCTGGTTCATCGCCGGGCTCATGGCCCTCCCCTTCATATATCAGGCCGTATTCCGCGGCGTCAGATACCTCCGCATGAGGAATGTCGTATAA
- a CDS encoding type II toxin-antitoxin system RelB/DinJ family antitoxin, which translates to MGKDSTIYVRIEEGEKREFERLAESLGMTPSGAVRLFIKKALAVKAIPFRVGLPEEGNADDPEEKEDYESLFR; encoded by the coding sequence ATGGGAAAGGATTCCACCATATACGTAAGGATAGAGGAAGGGGAGAAGAGGGAGTTCGAGAGGCTGGCGGAGAGCCTGGGGATGACCCCGTCGGGGGCGGTGAGGCTCTTCATAAAGAAGGCGCTCGCCGTGAAGGCGATACCGTTCAGGGTAGGGCTCCCCGAGGAAGGGAATGCGGACGACCCGGAGGAGAAGGAGGACTACGAGAGTCTCTTCAGGTGA
- a CDS encoding DUF3617 family protein — translation MKIALKYVTVMFLAALPMTGASAQDAVLDVTPGNYKISRETTSSDTAEPIVNNEERCIRDKVFNPVSALPQNRGCTAKNVKKSGNTVTFDITCTGGAEMPPMTGKAEYSSNGMAIGWNIEFKVDVEGKTLTIVNKAEGKRVGDCK, via the coding sequence ATGAAAATCGCGTTAAAGTATGTGACGGTTATGTTTCTGGCGGCATTGCCGATGACGGGAGCGTCGGCGCAGGATGCGGTGCTCGACGTGACGCCAGGGAATTACAAAATCAGCAGGGAAACCACCTCGAGTGATACCGCAGAGCCGATAGTCAATAACGAGGAGAGATGCATCAGAGATAAAGTGTTCAACCCGGTGAGCGCGCTCCCGCAAAACAGAGGCTGCACTGCCAAAAACGTGAAGAAGAGCGGTAACACAGTAACCTTCGACATCACCTGCACGGGCGGGGCCGAGATGCCGCCTATGACGGGCAAAGCCGAGTATAGCTCTAACGGTATGGCGATAGGCTGGAACATTGAGTTCAAAGTCGATGTCGAGGGGAAGACTTTGACGATCGTCAACAAGGCCGAGGGGAAGCGGGTGGGGGACTGCAAGTAG
- a CDS encoding methyltransferase domain-containing protein: MPGFHHPLRNGHTPEEVTEIFRRHWDIYRKVVEHDYMSHKAAYGRLHEILNTEIDWPFSFADLACGDAYWTSRSLLGTSVSEYTGIDLSEWALEIAGKELERLHAEHRLITGDFEEFDTLMDIPPDVVWVGLSVHHLETGEKEKFMRKVYAALPEDGVYMIYEPTLTEGEDRTTYFDRFSDVVKRNWTSLTPEELDIVFDHVKKSDIPELPSEWIRLGAEAGFRTAEEAYSDPTGLYTVFKYKHT, encoded by the coding sequence ATGCCGGGATTCCATCACCCGCTCAGGAACGGACACACCCCTGAAGAAGTAACGGAGATATTCCGCCGCCATTGGGACATATACAGGAAAGTGGTCGAGCACGACTACATGTCCCACAAAGCCGCGTACGGCAGACTCCACGAAATACTGAACACAGAGATAGACTGGCCCTTCTCGTTCGCCGACCTCGCTTGCGGGGACGCATACTGGACTTCCCGCAGCCTCCTGGGCACGAGCGTAAGCGAGTACACGGGCATCGACCTCTCCGAATGGGCGCTTGAGATAGCCGGGAAGGAGCTCGAGCGGCTCCACGCCGAGCACCGCCTCATCACGGGCGATTTCGAGGAGTTCGACACGCTGATGGACATACCGCCCGACGTCGTGTGGGTCGGGCTTTCGGTGCACCACCTCGAGACCGGCGAAAAGGAAAAGTTCATGAGGAAGGTATATGCCGCGCTCCCCGAAGACGGCGTGTACATGATATACGAGCCCACGCTCACGGAGGGCGAAGACAGGACGACATACTTCGACAGGTTCAGCGACGTCGTAAAACGCAACTGGACGAGCCTCACGCCCGAAGAGCTCGATATCGTTTTCGACCACGTGAAGAAATCCGACATCCCGGAGCTTCCTTCGGAGTGGATTCGCCTCGGCGCCGAAGCCGGCTTCCGCACGGCGGAAGAGGCATACTCAGACCCGACCGGCCTCTACACCGTATTCAAATACAAACATACATAG